The genomic interval CCTATTTCATCATTATATCAGCATAATTACTTTTTTTATTTAGAGATACGctctttatatatttttcatctatAAGATGTATTTTGGAGCTAAATAGAATAAAAGTGAACATTGGAGCAACTTTGGAGGAAAACAACAAGCATGGTCATGCCCCTTGGCATGACTATGTTCTACTAGCTGACACGGTCATGTCTCCCAAGAGCCTAGCAACTACATATCCAAAAAGATACATGGTAGGATCATGGCCAAAGGCACAGTCGCCCTTTGTGGAAAGAAGAGTTTTCCCCTTAGGGAAACCCACGAGATCTAGATGCATGGCTGATTCTGACAATTCTTCGACAATCCGAGGATAATTTCATCATTAGATCCATCATCCAAACAAGGATATCTTTCCAAAAACTCTGATTCATCCGGCTAAGCTTTCTCCTCTTTTCTTTTCTAGATTTGAGTTGTAGATTCCTTCCTTTAATGTCTTTGGATTGTAATTCCcttattatggagtagatctttgaaTTATAAGATGTAGAGAGTAATTGTAAAGTGATATTGATGTAAACACTAAGGATTTGAAAATTTCCTATTTCAATAACATGTTTATGCATTATTcttgtttgattgaatgtgtgtGCATACTGAATGCTTGTTAAATGTATGTTTGATTGAATGGATATAAAGGATTGATCACCATGTAAGAGAGATATtgtagatcgtatgaccgagggacccATAGTGATAGAGAATATTCCTTTAATTAGATATTCTAGAGTATCACCTTGAAAGATCTCTATCTGTTGTgggtactatttagttttgtaaacttgACTAAGAAATTTGTGGAATTTGGCTACATACTTTGATAATGTTTAAATTGATTTTATGTAAGGTTTGATTGATATAGTTCAAAGTTGCATTAGcccaatatttttttaattatttaaataatttatcttttaaatataAAACAATGGTTttgtaaatatattatttaaataaaataatgacTTTAAAATAAAGCACAATACAACCAAAGATAACGGTTTTAAACTATTGTCAAAGTATTGCCTTTAAATTGAAAacacaacaatttttttttatcaaactttGTCTACCTCaaacaaaagacaacagtttttatttattgtcaaattATTGTCTACTCCACCCAAAGCCATCGATTTGAATACGTTGTGAAATTGTTATCTAAAGCACTCAATGACAACAATTTAAAACTATTGTTAAACGGTTGTCGATCGCACTAAATGACatcggtgaaaaatcgttgtcaaACTGTTGtcgttaacaaaaaaaaaaaaaaaaattaattgttatCTTTGAGGGCCCTTTTAACAACACGTCTTTTAACAATGATTTTTTGGGCTTATGACAATGGCAAAAAACCGTTGTTAATGAGAGTTTTTCATATAATAAATGGAGATCAATTCTCTACAATGGATTATTTAATTATACTTTTATGGGGTTGTCCCAATTCCATGCTAGGAAATGATCTGTATAATTTAGACTGTATGACAGGGGTATCCTCATGTGACAAGAGATATCCCTTTAATCGGATTTTCTGTGTTACCTCATCTACTTAATAGCATTGAAATCCAACGGGTTAAACACTCTGATGTAACAATCGCAAAGTTGTATCGGTATTTAATTAGAATCCCTATAATGTGACATAGTACATCAACTAGTATTACGATGAAATTGAAATCCTAAAATCATTTCCCAACCGACTTTTCAATTTCACATCCTCCGGACCTCTTGctctcaactctctctctcttAATCTCTTGTTCTTAAGCTTTCAAATAGCATCCGATAGTCTAAATAATTTATTTCGTAGGCTCAGCTAGTGTTTAATCCACAGTCCctatataattaatattttattatttggtGACATAATCAATATACTTGCGGTCATACAATAATAGATCCAatcaattaatattttattttcaatgtaaaaagttataaaattagattaataaatttttaaactcctTTATTTACCTGTGTGCGTTTTAGAATAAATTcataaattataaaatagttGTAGAAATAGTCCCAGATATCGTGGGAGAGAGTAGGTAATCACATATTTATAGAGAGATCAAATTCTATCCCTAAAATTTTATGTTCCGTGTCCCCTTGttgatcggacggatcagattatatctcaaggtatcatgacatctttaagatgtgtgcagtatcctcTGTGATGTGCAAGACATCTTTGAGATATAATCTGATCCATCTAATCGACAGGGGACACAGGGATAAAGAAATTTGAGGACAGAAGATTTAATCTGATTTATACATCCAGTTAATAAGCTAATCATACTTCAAAAGATCGGGAGATAtttataattaacaaaaaaacAGATGTAATATTTTAAACAATTAAACATAATCAATTCATTAGGAACACCCGTGCCACTTTAAAAGCATAAACTCACAGGTATTTGTCCTGGCACATAGAAAATGCCAAGAAGTATCACATGAACCATTGATATGGGACAATTCGTTAGTTTGGACGGAAGTGaggttaatttatttatttttcgacagtagtaaaattttaaattgaaaatcCTCCCAACACTACTAAAAAAAAAGACCTTTTAACGACGAGATTTCCCGTCGTTAAAAGGCTAATTCCCATCGATAAAATTCATCAACGACGGGATTAAATATCGTAAGAAGTTGTAGCTAAAAGTACCCATCGAAAATTAATTAACGACGGAAAATAAAATACCGTCGTTAATAGTTCTTAACGACGGTATTCACTACCGTCGTTAATGATAGTAACGACGGATTTAAATACCGTCGTTAATGACAAAAACGATGATCATAAATACCGTCATTAATAACAACAACGACGGTTAATGATTGTTAAAGCTATAACGACGGTCAAAAATACCGTCGTTATAGGTGTTTATTTCATTCTTATTACCTATACGCAATTTATTTTTCCGAAcctatcaaaatattaattaaagatGAAATAAGGCTAACAAAAGTTTAACcacaatatattaaaaataaaaataccatatttcttaaaatatcatccattaGTTCATGCTTTACCTCTTAAACTTGTAAAATTCAAATCCATTTACATCAAGAGTATTCATTTCTATAAAGTCTTCATAATATAAAAATGTTGGCATTCTTAAGATCTCCAAAAAGTCCATTTCGCATCAACCCTCCAATACctataaaaaatatacaaaaaatgAGTATTacaattagatttttaaaataataaagaaatcttGATATGCAAAATATTAGACCTACAATTTAATTTCAACAAACAAAAGAGATAATAAGAAGAATAAGAGATGAATAGTAAATATTAAACAACATTTAGCACAAACATTTATTGACTAACATAAAGATTTGTAAAATAAAGGTCTCTCTAAGGATTATCAACCAATTTAACAAAATGACTTTTCTAGTAGTGCAATTTAATTATACCATTGATGCAACTGTTGACATGACTCCTTTCTCCAGCGCCAATTTTTCATTCAGCACAAACCAAAACATGTGAACTTGATTCTTGCACGCTTATCCTACTCATTCGATAATTAATTATTCGTTTTACTCTCAATTGatgtgcaggatatatattgcaaAGTGTCTTCCCATACGAGTCTAGTGATTAACATATGAGATATTGTTATTATGAAATTTAAGATTTGAATCTCgataaaattgaaataaatattttttttatgtgttagttattattccaaagactagtagtcgtCCATGATTTATCTTCTCCGTATTAATCTTAGGACAGGTTGGCAGGGATACTGGGgatgagcgtattcaccttttaccaccaGAATATATATTACAAGAATCTCACGAGATTATCTGAGATGGTAAGTGATGGTTGGTTACGTTTGTAGCTGAGAACACAGGGTCGAATTATAAGGATGTCGGGGTGTAAATATCCGGACTCTGTGTACCTCATCCATCATTTACCCTCTCGATTATCATGATTTATTTCCCGCGTGATGACCTTGGGTTGAGTGCGATGAAGATACTGGACGAGCAAGCGATTTCACCTGTTTGCAGTATATATATTGCAAGAACTTAACAGGCAAATGGGATCGAAACAGAGGGGAGAATGACAAAGGCAATGGCAATGCCTGGGGTGGCCGTGTACATATTGGTGTGGGTGGGCCTCGTGGCCTTGAGCGCCGTGACGCAACAGGACGAATGGGACATCGCCGACGCCACTTTCTACGGCGACATGTCCGGCAATGCTACCATGGGTAATAATAATATGAACTATCATGACAGCTCGTAGTGTTTAGTTATTGATCTGGAAGATCGATTAAAATAGAACCAGTTGCAGGCGGAGATTGTGGGTACGGCGATCTTTTCGCGCAGGGGTATGGCCTGGAGAACACGGCGGTGAGCGGCGTGCTTTTTAACGACTACGAGACTTGCGGCGCTTGCTTCGAGGTACGGTGCTTCAACGACTCCTTGCGGTGCGCACCGGGGAGCATCAACGTGACAGTTACCAGCCTGTGCCCGCCGGACCCCAGGTTGCCCGGAGGGGGTCTCTGCCAGCCGCCGCGGAAACACTTCGACATGTCTGAGTCGATGTACGTGAAGATCGCC from Zingiber officinale cultivar Zhangliang chromosome 6B, Zo_v1.1, whole genome shotgun sequence carries:
- the LOC121990147 gene encoding expansin-A2-like isoform X3; the protein is MTKAMAMPGVAVYILVWVGLVALSAVTQQDEWDIADATFYGDMSGNATMVAGGDCGYGDLFAQGYGLENTAVSGVLFNDYETCGACFEVRCFNDSLRCAPGSINVTVTSLCPPDPRLPGGGLCQPPRKHFDMSESMYVKIATSFHAGSIPIQFRRVSCVKTGGIKFQIKGSGSGSESGIGASWTPMEREWGQNWQITKTPELVGQRLSFQVTTGNGKVVVSDNVAPADWQFGQIFEGAQFLY
- the LOC121990147 gene encoding expansin-A2-like isoform X2, with product MTKAMAMPGVAVYILVWVGLVALSAVTQQDEWDIADATFYGDMSGNATMGGDCGYGDLFAQGYGLENTAVSGVLFNDYETCGACFEVRCFNDSLRCAPGSINVTVTSLCPPDPRLPGGGLCQPPRKHFDMSESMYVKIATSFHAGSIPIQFRRVSCVKTGGIKFQIKGNPWWILVLVYNVGGSGDVAALSIKGSGSGSESGIGASWTPMEREWGQNWQITKTPELVGQRLSFQVTTGNGKVVVSDNVAPADWQFGQIFEGAQFLY
- the LOC121990147 gene encoding expansin-A2-like isoform X1 yields the protein MTKAMAMPGVAVYILVWVGLVALSAVTQQDEWDIADATFYGDMSGNATMVAGGDCGYGDLFAQGYGLENTAVSGVLFNDYETCGACFEVRCFNDSLRCAPGSINVTVTSLCPPDPRLPGGGLCQPPRKHFDMSESMYVKIATSFHAGSIPIQFRRVSCVKTGGIKFQIKGNPWWILVLVYNVGGSGDVAALSIKGSGSGSESGIGASWTPMEREWGQNWQITKTPELVGQRLSFQVTTGNGKVVVSDNVAPADWQFGQIFEGAQFLY